A window of the Dissulfuribacter thermophilus genome harbors these coding sequences:
- a CDS encoding sensor histidine kinase, whose product MGYRKAKAIRNLSLGKRLALSIVALISVATLLLGLYGSRLTERFMNERFEDRMAFLARYLALNSELGILIGDHRMLEKLAKNLLSEKDVKGVEVRDSKGQILVSVGETKNQGLNETVYPVILRQEEEELVFSKNERLRETKIGSIHLFYSAESIEEVVKDFKAKTLIAALFLLITSAFIAILISRALTSPLKSLAEAAREVAKGSLDIRVKGGTLPETRELAMAFNNMLTALEESRHTLEATYQEMIQQKALAEVGEFAFTVAHEIKNPLGIIQGALDIIQKPEAGEDTKKTMIEYLKEELIRLNRIIQDFLEFSRPREPKLSSQNLGDLIDSIVKKAIVEWEPKGVEIKFQNTTHDIYGRVDADLLNQALLNLIKNACEACEKDISPCVIITAELKGKFYEISIEDNGPGIPEDIKDKIFEPFFTTKAKGTGLGLALVKRVIELHGGSIIISGKEGLGTIVTLRLPITQTQLGDSGASQTYIIAGA is encoded by the coding sequence ATGGGATACCGTAAGGCAAAGGCGATAAGGAATCTGAGTCTCGGTAAAAGGCTGGCTCTTAGTATTGTGGCGCTCATAAGCGTGGCCACACTTCTTTTAGGTCTGTATGGCTCACGCCTTACAGAAAGGTTTATGAACGAGCGTTTTGAAGATAGGATGGCCTTTTTGGCAAGATATCTTGCACTAAATTCAGAGCTTGGAATCCTCATCGGTGATCACAGGATGTTGGAAAAGCTTGCCAAAAATCTTTTGTCTGAAAAAGACGTCAAGGGGGTGGAGGTAAGAGATTCAAAGGGCCAAATCCTGGTGTCAGTGGGAGAAACAAAAAACCAAGGCTTAAATGAAACTGTATACCCAGTGATCCTGAGGCAGGAAGAAGAAGAACTAGTATTCAGTAAAAATGAAAGGCTTAGAGAGACAAAGATCGGATCGATCCACCTATTTTATTCTGCGGAAAGTATAGAAGAGGTAGTGAAAGACTTTAAAGCAAAGACCCTCATAGCAGCTCTTTTCCTTTTGATAACCAGCGCTTTTATAGCGATCCTAATCTCCAGGGCATTGACATCTCCCTTAAAATCTCTTGCTGAGGCTGCCAGAGAAGTTGCAAAAGGGAGCCTAGACATTCGAGTCAAAGGTGGAACACTCCCCGAGACCAGAGAACTGGCCATGGCCTTTAATAACATGTTAACTGCCCTTGAAGAGAGCAGACACACCCTCGAGGCTACATACCAAGAGATGATTCAGCAAAAGGCCCTGGCAGAGGTGGGCGAATTTGCATTCACTGTTGCCCATGAAATAAAAAATCCCTTGGGGATAATACAGGGGGCCTTAGATATCATACAAAAGCCTGAAGCAGGGGAAGATACAAAAAAGACAATGATTGAATACCTCAAAGAGGAACTCATACGTTTAAATAGAATTATCCAAGACTTCTTAGAATTTTCCAGGCCTAGAGAACCAAAACTATCAAGTCAGAATCTAGGAGATCTCATAGACTCTATAGTGAAAAAAGCTATAGTTGAGTGGGAGCCTAAGGGGGTTGAAATAAAATTTCAAAATACAACCCACGACATCTATGGACGAGTGGACGCAGATCTTCTAAACCAGGCCCTCTTAAATCTGATAAAGAACGCCTGCGAAGCTTGCGAAAAAGATATTTCACCGTGTGTGATAATCACTGCTGAATTAAAAGGTAAATTTTATGAAATCAGTATTGAAGATAATGGTCCTGGCATACCAGAAGATATCAAAGACAAGATCTTTGAGCCTTTCTTTACCACAAAAGCCAAGGGAACTGGCCTCGGACTGGCATTGGTAAAACGTGTAATAGAACTGCACGGTGGTTCAATTATAATCTCTGGCAAAGAAGGCCTTGGCACCATCGTTACTTTGAGGCTTCCCATCACCCAAACCCAATTGGGTGACTCAGGTGCCAGCCAGACATATATAATAGCAGGGGCATAG